The Ignavibacteriales bacterium sequence AAAGTCATCAAGAGATTTTGTTAAAATAATTAATCTGCCTCCGGAATGGGGAGGAGAGACGAACAAAATCATAAAAACTATTAGCGATGAAGAAATTATTTGCACAGTCGGTCATTCTACTGCGACCGCAAATCAAACATATTCTGCAGTATTAAACGGGACAATCCTTTCAACACATTTTTTAAACGGACCGTCTTCTGCATCATTCAAACCGTTTAACGGAGGAGGGATGACAGAAGCAATTTTAAAATCTCCAGAAGTTTATGCCGAAATAATTCCGGATGGCTATCATGTTAATAAATCGTATGTGCTGGATGTGATCAAGAGAAAAGGGCTCGATAGAGTAATTGCTGTGACCGATAATATGTTCATTGCCGGAATGAAAAGTATAAATGAATTTAATTTTATGGGGATTCGGGGAAAACTGAGTGATAATAAAAAATATCTATTTGTTAAAGAACGCCCATCTGCTCTTTTCGGAAGCGTTTTAACTATGGATGAAGCATTTTCAAATTTATTAAATTGGTTTTCGTCCGATGAACCGGGTGTGTGGAATCCTCTCCATAGAGCGATGAAATTTGAGGAAGCAATTATTGTAGCGGTTAATATGTGCTCGCATAATCCCGCTAATTTACTTTCCATGCGTAATCCAAATATTAGATTTGGAAAAATTAAAAAAGGCTATAATGCAGATATTTTAATTGTCGATCTCCACCGAAAAGGAAAGAAGACCAAAATGAAAATTAAAGAGACTATTTTTGAAGGGAAGAAAATTTAATTTGAGAATTATTTGAGAAATCAATTCCCGATTCTTAAAAGAATGACTCGGTGAACAATAATAGTAATTGATTTGTAAGATTCTTTGTTATAGTTAGCAAAATAGAAAGCAGCTGGGAAAAAACAAACTGTGAACCCCGACCTACTAACTAACACTCCTAATTCTTCCGCACTAAAATTTGCATTAACTTAGGAATAATTGATTTTACTCATTTCCAACCCAATAATTTTATTAGCTGCCTCTTGTAAGAAATCTTAATTCTTGACAAAGAGAGAAAGAAAGCTTAGGTTCGCATCAGACATACTAAGTATACTAAGTTGAGCAAGGTTATTCTAGAGCTGGAATCAATTCTAAAATCTAAGAAGATTAATCTAAAATGAAAAAAAAGATTTGTTCTCTACTTTTAAGTTTACTTCTTCTATTTGAAACAGCCGCAGCTCTACCCAATTCTCATAAATATATAAACCTAAAAAAAGAATTCAGTAAAACACTCATACTGCTTTCCAATAATCTCATTGACAATCAAATCAAGAATCAAGACGATAAAAATTTTGGAGCGATACAGTGTAAACATTGTAATGTCTTGCATACAAGAGCCGGTGAGGGAATCTTCCCTTTGGCTATTTCTTACGAAATTACAAGCGATGCTAAATACTTGAAAGCTGCAATAGAATTGGGTGACTGGCTTATAGCTCAGCAGCAAATAGACGGTAGCTGGAAAGAAACACCCGAAGAGTGGACAGGAACGACAACCGACCAGTTAATGATGTTAGCAAAAACTCTTCCGGCAATAGAAAAATATCTGAGCAATGAAAAGAAGATTATTTGGAAAAGTTCACTAAAAAAAGCTGCCAACTATCTTGTTAAAGTAATGAGTCCGGAATTTGCTAGTATTAATTATTGCGCTACAACAACCGCTTCTCTTTCGGAGACATTTAAAGTTATTGCTGATTCAACTTACCTGGTTAAGGCAAAAAATTTGGCTCACAGGATAGTATCGAAGATGGATGAGGATGGTTTTATTGAAGGAGAAGGTGGAAGAAATTTTAATAATAAATACGGTGTTGATCTCGGTTACGATTTAGAAATGTCTTTGTGGGGGTTAGGTGTTTATGCTAATAATTGCAATGACAGGTTTGTAGAAAAAAATGTCCAGAAGAGTCTGCTGAATCACCTCTATTTTATTTATCCTGACGGATCGATAGATAACTCATGGGGCATTAGATCAAACAAATGGACAACATACGGCAGCGCGACATCGGATGGAAGTCAAATTACATTTATGTTGTATGCAAGCGAGTATCCACAATTTGCATCTGCTGCATATAGAAATTTAAAATCAATTCGAGAAAATATATTTAACGGATACTTAGGATACGGTCCTCATTATCCACTATTATTTAACATACCGCCATGCATCTATCCTACTTTCACAAAAGCAAAAAACCTGGCTATGGCTTATCAGATTTCTTATGATAAAGAACTTGAGCTAAAAAATATTCCGAGCGATAGTAAAGATTGGCTAAAACATTTTAAAACTCTTGATGTGGATCTTATCCGTACTAAGAATTATATGGCTACAATATCAAACTATAGATATAAAGATTACGAGAAGAGGGACAAAAGCAAATATATGTTTCGGCCGGCGGGCGGATCGATTTGCAATTTATGGGTTGAAGGATATGGATTTCTTCAAGCATCAAGTGCAACACAGTATTTTAGATGGGAACCGATGTCGTTTCCTGAAGTCGGGAAAATAATCTCAATCACTCCAAGAATTGAGTTTAACGATTCTAACGGCTATTTCACAAATTTATTTGAATTTGATTCACGCGAGACATCCGGGAAGGAAAAGAACAACTTTTTTGTAAGTGCAGCCGGAGAATTAAGAGACCAAAAATGGTTAGCTGGTGGCGTAGGTTACAAATTAACGCATATTTTTTCGGATGATAGAATTGAGAAAAGGGTTGAATTAATTTATCACGACTCCCAACCGGAAATAAATATTGTTGAGCCCATCATAATAAGCGACGGCTTTGCTATTAAAAGAATTGACGACCGATCGCTAGTTATTAAAAGTAATAAGAAAAATTTTTTGTTTAAGGTCCTTGAAGGAAACGTGAACATTATTACAAATAAAAATTTAGATAGCTTTTGGGCACCATACCCGGCATTAAAAGCTTTCCCCATTTACTTAAGTGTGTTAAAGCCTTTAAATGATTTTAAACAATTAATTAGATATCAAATTTCCATTATAGATGAATCAAACATGAATAAACTATATCAGTAGATGAAATAGTAATTAAAACAAATAATCAAATTGAAAAACTAAATATGGTGAGTTATGTCTCTCACAATGAAAATGAGATCTAAAAAATACCGCATGGTCATCTTCTCTTCATTCATCCTTCTAATGTTTATTAGCTCCTTGAATTACGCGCAGGGAAAGGGAACCATTACGGGAAGAGTACTTGATGCTACTGACAAAAGTCCGCTATGGGGTGCAAGCATTTTAGTTAAAGGTACTTCTATTGGTGTAGCCACCGAAGATGATGGCAAATTTAAACTCACCCAGATACAAAGTGGAAAAGTAATTGTAATGGTTAGATATGTGGGGTATATAACTGTTGAGAAAGAAGTTACAGTGCTTGATGATAAAACAGCAACTGTTGATATAATATTAAGACCCACAGTAATTGAAGGTAAAGAAGTAGTTGTAACCGGTCAACTACAAGGACAGCAAGCAGCTATTAATCAGCAATTGAGTTCTAATTCGATAGTTAATATTGTATCAAAAGATAAAATCCAAGAGCTTCCTGATCAAAACGCAGCTGAAGCCCTGGCTCGGTTGCCTGGAATTTCTCTTCAGAGAGATGGCGGTGAGGGTCAAAAAGTTATTGTGAGAGGGCTTTCTCCCAAGTACAATAATATTACAATCAATGATGAAAAAATTCCTTCTACCGATGAAGAAGATCGGTCAGTTGATCTAAGCTCAATTTCTCCCGATATGCTTGCCGGAATTGAAGTTTATAAATCATTAACTGCTGATAAAGATGCGGATGCGGTGGGTGGAACAGTAAACTTTACAGTAAAGAAAGCTTCCGATAATTTCCAATCGGATGTTAAATTTCAAGGGGGCTATGGCTCACAAGAAAAATACTACGGAAATTATAGAGGTGCATTTTCGGTAAGCGACCGATTTTTAGATAATACTTTCGGAATAATTGCGACTGGAAATATTCAAAGAGCAAACAGAAGTTCGGACGCACAAAATGTAGCGTATTCATTCGCCAGCCAGACAGCTACCGGCGCCTTGGTAAAAGTCGATAATTTAAATCTAGTGGATACTAAGGAAATTAGAGATCGTTACGGCGCAAGTCTTGCAATGGATTACGATCTTGGTAACGGGAGCCTTTTCTTCAGCGGTTTCTGGAGTAAAACCGATCGTGACGAAGTCCGCAGAAGAAAACGTTATCAGATAACCAATGCTAGAACTCAATATGAAGTACGAAAGAGTACCATCAATCTCGATCTCTTCTCTGCTAATTTAAAAGGAGTGCATACCTTAGGTCTTCTTCAACTAGACTGGAGTGCTTCTTATTCAGAATCTAATCAGAAAACGCCGCTAGAGTTTAATAATATTTTTCAAGAACTATCTTCTTTGACCAATCAGATTGTTATTAATCAAGGGCCTGAATTAATTCCACTCGGTGTAAAAAATGACTTAGCCAATACAACATTTAAAGAGAGTGATATAACAAGTTATGCTGTACAGGATCATCACTTCACCGCATTATTAAATGCAAAAGTTAATTTTGATTTCGGAGACGACATAGCTGGTTATCTAAAATTTGGTGGCAAATTAAGATGGAACAGAAGAGACAGAGACAATACACAATTATGGACTTCTTCTTTCAATGTGGATTCAATGGGAGTGATTGCCGCAAAATATCCTAATACTTTATACAGACCGTTTGCATTGTCACCGGGTCGGCAAATATTAATGAATAATTTTTTATCTAACGACGATCTTGTAGGGCAATTTTTAAATGGTGCATATAATTTCGGGGTCAGTTTAGATCAATTAGCTCTAGATAACTT is a genomic window containing:
- a CDS encoding amidohydrolase family protein, encoding MKLITNGKIVLENKILAGEIRIVDDTIAEIGKKLRRDKKYEIIDAKNKYVIPGFIDIHTNGSAGFDLTCGRYDQDKHRFVLNKKDYRKGIENALKFYLSKGTTKVLLSSISAPLQQTLNNFAKVADYKSDDSYLSRVLYGLYVEGSFIKDSQSRGAQNPKYFLKPTRTLIDQIRKSSRDFVKIINLPPEWGGETNKIIKTISDEEIICTVGHSTATANQTYSAVLNGTILSTHFLNGPSSASFKPFNGGGMTEAILKSPEVYAEIIPDGYHVNKSYVLDVIKRKGLDRVIAVTDNMFIAGMKSINEFNFMGIRGKLSDNKKYLFVKERPSALFGSVLTMDEAFSNLLNWFSSDEPGVWNPLHRAMKFEEAIIVAVNMCSHNPANLLSMRNPNIRFGKIKKGYNADILIVDLHRKGKKTKMKIKETIFEGKKI
- a CDS encoding TonB-dependent receptor; translated protein: MKMRSKKYRMVIFSSFILLMFISSLNYAQGKGTITGRVLDATDKSPLWGASILVKGTSIGVATEDDGKFKLTQIQSGKVIVMVRYVGYITVEKEVTVLDDKTATVDIILRPTVIEGKEVVVTGQLQGQQAAINQQLSSNSIVNIVSKDKIQELPDQNAAEALARLPGISLQRDGGEGQKVIVRGLSPKYNNITINDEKIPSTDEEDRSVDLSSISPDMLAGIEVYKSLTADKDADAVGGTVNFTVKKASDNFQSDVKFQGGYGSQEKYYGNYRGAFSVSDRFLDNTFGIIATGNIQRANRSSDAQNVAYSFASQTATGALVKVDNLNLVDTKEIRDRYGASLAMDYDLGNGSLFFSGFWSKTDRDEVRRRKRYQITNARTQYEVRKSTINLDLFSANLKGVHTLGLLQLDWSASYSESNQKTPLEFNNIFQELSSLTNQIVINQGPELIPLGVKNDLANTTFKESDITSYAVQDHHFTALLNAKVNFDFGDDIAGYLKFGGKLRWNRRDRDNTQLWTSSFNVDSMGVIAAKYPNTLYRPFALSPGRQILMNNFLSNDDLVGQFLNGAYNFGVSLDQLALDNFLSNMRNAKLQSGKSLYVLNPQTDLQDYNAAENVSAAYAMAEIRLTPKLLLIPGVRFERTYNDYKSITGTPSSGEDSTPDLLGAKDTVGSNSYYDILPMFQLRYRVTDWFDVRASVTKTLSRPNYFNLVPWQEILYLDNTINKGNPNLKHTQVWNYDLFFSFYNQYGLFTLGGFYKKLWDIDYIRQSRIHDGGKYNGFLLIQPVNAETPSTVYGVEIDAQANLTILPSPFDGIVFYANLSIMKSKTSFPYFAIGPRSPLPPFAPTIIDTVRDGTMPGQADYLGNFAIGYEKGGFSGRLSLVFQGKSLSFVGARAELDGFTDQLTRWDLALQQKVFSNISVFLNVNNLSNTPDRSFLGVLNYPTNEEFYGWTLDFGIKYKL